The following are encoded in a window of Camarhynchus parvulus chromosome 1A, STF_HiC, whole genome shotgun sequence genomic DNA:
- the RAB3IP gene encoding rab-3A-interacting protein isoform X2 — MASDPLEGFHEVNLASPTTPDLLGVNEPGTQEQTTSPSVIYRPHPSVVSTPIQPNALNVSDLPTQPVYSSPRQLNCGEVSGVSINVTDTVLCSTSGPQSGSFNHGNARKESNNVERELLQGTTVADVAEGNEDIFGLSTDSLSHLRSPSVLEVREKGYERLKEELAKAQREAHKMVKEANVKQAAAEKQLKEAQGKIDVLQAEVAALKTLVLSTSPTSPTKEFQSGGRTPFKKGHARNKSTSSAMGGSHQDLTMMQPIVKDCKEADLSLYNDFRSWKDEPTMDRTCPFLDKIYREDIFPCLTFSKSELASAVLEAVENNTLSIEPVGLQPVRFVKASAVECGGPKKCALSGQSKSCKHRIKLGDSSSYYYISPFCRYRITSVCNFFTYIRYIQQGLLKQQDVDQMFWEVMQLRREMSLAKLGYYKEEL, encoded by the exons ATGGCCAGTGACCCCTTGGAAGGCTTTCATGAAGTGAACCTCGCTTCGCCTACTACACCAGATCTTCTTGGAGTAAATGAGCCAGGGACTCAGGAACAAACTACCTCACCCAGTGTAATCTACCGACCACATCCTTCTGTTGTGTCCACACCAATCCAACCCAATGCATTGAATGTTTCTGACCTTCCTACACAGCCTGTTTATTCATCTCCCAGACAACTAAATTGTGGAGAAGTATCAGGTGTCAG CATCAATGTTACCGACACAGTACTTTGTTCTACCTCTGGACCCCAGAGTGGGTCATTCAATCACGGTAATGCCAGGAAGGAGAGCAATAACGTGGAGAGAGAGCTTTTGCAGGGTACTACAGTAGCAGATGTTGCTGAAggaaatgaagatatttttggGTTGAGTACAGACAGTTTATCTCACTTACGGAGCCCATCTGTACTGGAAGTAAGAGAAAAGGGCTATGAGCGATTGAAAGAAGAACTTGCAAAAGCTCAGAGG GAAGCACACAAAATGGTTAAAGAAGCAAATGTCAAacaagctgcagcagaaaaacagtTAAAAGAAGCACAAGGAAAG ATTGATGTCCTCCAGGCTGAAGTAGCAGCATTGAAAACACTAGTACTGTCTACTTCACCAACATCTCCAACTAAGGAATTCCAGTCTGGTGGAAGAACTCCTTTTAAGAAAGGCCATGCAAGAAACAAGAGTACAAGCAGTGCTATGGGTGGCAGTCATCAGGACCTTACCATGATGCAGCCAATTGTAAAAGACTGTAAAGAG GCTGACCTGTCTCTGTACAATGACTTCAGGTCTTGGAAGGATGAGCCTACTATGGACAGAACATGTCCTTTCTTGGACAAAATTTATCGGGAagatatttttccatgtttaaCTTTCTCCAAAAGTGAG TTGGCCTCAGCTGTTCTGGAAGCTGTTGAAAACAACACTCTGAGCATTGAACCTGTTGGCTTGCAACCTGTTCGATTTGTGAAAGCTTCTGCAGTTGAATGTGGGGGACCAAA GAAATGTGCTCTCAGTGGACAAAGTAAGTCATGCAAGCATAGAATCAAATTAGGAGATTCAAGCAGCTATTACtacatttctcctttctgtcGTTACAGG ATCACTTCTGTGTGTAACTTCTTTACATATATTCGATACATCCAGCAAGGACTGTTGAAGCAGCAAGATG
- the RAB3IP gene encoding rab-3A-interacting protein isoform X1: MASDPLEGFHEVNLASPTTPDLLGVNEPGTQEQTTSPSVIYRPHPSVVSTPIQPNALNVSDLPTQPVYSSPRQLNCGEVSGVSINVTDTVLCSTSGPQSGSFNHGNARKESNNVERELLQGTTVADVAEGNEDIFGLSTDSLSHLRSPSVLEVREKGYERLKEELAKAQRELKLKAEECERLSKVRDQLGQELEELTASLFEEAHKMVKEANVKQAAAEKQLKEAQGKIDVLQAEVAALKTLVLSTSPTSPTKEFQSGGRTPFKKGHARNKSTSSAMGGSHQDLTMMQPIVKDCKEADLSLYNDFRSWKDEPTMDRTCPFLDKIYREDIFPCLTFSKSELASAVLEAVENNTLSIEPVGLQPVRFVKASAVECGGPKKCALSGQSKSCKHRIKLGDSSSYYYISPFCRYRITSVCNFFTYIRYIQQGLLKQQDVDQMFWEVMQLRREMSLAKLGYYKEEL; this comes from the exons ATGGCCAGTGACCCCTTGGAAGGCTTTCATGAAGTGAACCTCGCTTCGCCTACTACACCAGATCTTCTTGGAGTAAATGAGCCAGGGACTCAGGAACAAACTACCTCACCCAGTGTAATCTACCGACCACATCCTTCTGTTGTGTCCACACCAATCCAACCCAATGCATTGAATGTTTCTGACCTTCCTACACAGCCTGTTTATTCATCTCCCAGACAACTAAATTGTGGAGAAGTATCAGGTGTCAG CATCAATGTTACCGACACAGTACTTTGTTCTACCTCTGGACCCCAGAGTGGGTCATTCAATCACGGTAATGCCAGGAAGGAGAGCAATAACGTGGAGAGAGAGCTTTTGCAGGGTACTACAGTAGCAGATGTTGCTGAAggaaatgaagatatttttggGTTGAGTACAGACAGTTTATCTCACTTACGGAGCCCATCTGTACTGGAAGTAAGAGAAAAGGGCTATGAGCGATTGAAAGAAGAACTTGCAAAAGCTCAGAGG GAGCTGAAGTTAAAAGCTGAAGAATGTGAAAGGCTTTCTAAAGTGCGAGATCAACTTGGACAGGAATTGGAAGAACTTACAGCTAGTCTGTTTGAG GAAGCACACAAAATGGTTAAAGAAGCAAATGTCAAacaagctgcagcagaaaaacagtTAAAAGAAGCACAAGGAAAG ATTGATGTCCTCCAGGCTGAAGTAGCAGCATTGAAAACACTAGTACTGTCTACTTCACCAACATCTCCAACTAAGGAATTCCAGTCTGGTGGAAGAACTCCTTTTAAGAAAGGCCATGCAAGAAACAAGAGTACAAGCAGTGCTATGGGTGGCAGTCATCAGGACCTTACCATGATGCAGCCAATTGTAAAAGACTGTAAAGAG GCTGACCTGTCTCTGTACAATGACTTCAGGTCTTGGAAGGATGAGCCTACTATGGACAGAACATGTCCTTTCTTGGACAAAATTTATCGGGAagatatttttccatgtttaaCTTTCTCCAAAAGTGAG TTGGCCTCAGCTGTTCTGGAAGCTGTTGAAAACAACACTCTGAGCATTGAACCTGTTGGCTTGCAACCTGTTCGATTTGTGAAAGCTTCTGCAGTTGAATGTGGGGGACCAAA GAAATGTGCTCTCAGTGGACAAAGTAAGTCATGCAAGCATAGAATCAAATTAGGAGATTCAAGCAGCTATTACtacatttctcctttctgtcGTTACAGG ATCACTTCTGTGTGTAACTTCTTTACATATATTCGATACATCCAGCAAGGACTGTTGAAGCAGCAAGATG